The window GTCAACGGGCCGGCGTTCGATGAGTGCTGGAAGTGCCAGTGTTCGCGCGATGGTCTCTCGGGCGAGAGCGCTGCAACCGAGGTCGAGTGAATCATGGCGACGGAACACGTTATTGTCCGTGTGATTCAGCGAATTCACGCGTCGCCTGGGCAGACGTTCAATGCGTGGATTGATCCCCAGTGGCTGGCGAAATGGATGTTCGGGCCGGCGATCCGCGAAGAAGAGATTCTGCATTTGAATGTCGATCCTCGGATCGACGGTGCGTTCTCGTTTCTCGTTCGGCGCGGGGGACAAGAGATCGACCATATCGGCACTTACCGCGTTCTTGACCGACCTTCTCGGTTGGTCTTCACCTGGAGCGTGGCAGGCACGCCGGGTGAACCGAGCCTGGTGATGGTCGACATTCCGCCGCATGAATTTGGCGGCTGCGACTGCATTCTCACGCACGAAGTCCCCGGTGAATGGGCAGACTACGCCCCCCGCATTGAAG is drawn from Planctomicrobium piriforme and contains these coding sequences:
- a CDS encoding SRPBCC family protein — encoded protein: MATEHVIVRVIQRIHASPGQTFNAWIDPQWLAKWMFGPAIREEEILHLNVDPRIDGAFSFLVRRGGQEIDHIGTYRVLDRPSRLVFTWSVAGTPGEPSLVMVDIPPHEFGGCDCILTHEVPGEWADYAPRIEESWRKMLAALANALLDS